Proteins from a genomic interval of Bacteroidota bacterium:
- a CDS encoding MBL fold metallo-hydrolase has protein sequence MLKVHKLTFNPFMENTYLVSDETKECVIIDPGCSNEKEKAELVEGIESLGLNPVRLLNTHCHIDHVPGNKFVFDKYGLLPEIHELELPLLRSAPEYGKMFGFYCESSPLPKIFLKEPDIIKFGESSFHVLFTPGHSPGSLSFYNESEKLLFSGDVLFYGSIGRYDLPGSDGTVLYKTLTEKMMALPDDVKVYSGHGPETSIGFERLNNPFIQQGFLA, from the coding sequence ATGCTCAAAGTCCACAAACTTACTTTTAACCCTTTTATGGAAAACACCTATTTGGTTTCTGATGAAACAAAGGAATGTGTCATCATAGATCCGGGCTGCTCTAATGAAAAGGAAAAAGCAGAACTGGTTGAAGGAATCGAATCCCTTGGTTTGAATCCGGTTCGTTTGCTAAACACACACTGCCATATTGATCATGTTCCGGGAAATAAATTTGTTTTTGATAAGTATGGCCTATTACCTGAAATTCATGAGTTGGAGTTGCCGCTATTGCGCAGCGCACCGGAATACGGAAAAATGTTTGGCTTTTATTGTGAATCTTCGCCATTGCCCAAAATATTTCTAAAAGAGCCGGACATAATCAAGTTTGGGGAAAGTTCCTTTCATGTACTTTTTACACCGGGTCACTCTCCGGGAAGCCTTTCATTCTATAACGAATCCGAAAAGCTCCTCTTTAGCGGCGATGTATTGTTTTATGGAAGCATAGGCCGTTATGATTTGCCCGGATCTGATGGTACTGTTTTATACAAGACACTTACTGAAAAAATGATGGCATTGCCCGATGATGTGAAGGTTTATTCAGGACATGGGCCCGAAACATCCATTGGATTCGAACGACTGAATAATCCGTTTATACAACAGGGATTTCTCGCCTAA
- a CDS encoding GDP-mannose 4,6-dehydratase, whose product MKNILITGGAGFIGKRLIEKLGGTLELKISVLDNLDKQIHGLNPDIEYFKKNTNFIVGDVRNEDLVETLVSKADSIIHLAAQTGTGQSMYQIRNYTDVNCMGTAVLMEAVSKHKSNVAKVVVASSRAVYGEGKYTCATHGVQYPGQRNDAEMKSGIFNPVCPICNSQLAPLPTDESSPVKPVSVYGLSKYYQEELVKIACGSMQIPYTILRFQNVYGAGQSLKNPYTGILSIFSSLILGDKKMNVFEDGLESRDFICVDDICDAIIQSLKDENANNQIFNVGLGQAVSVLDIIQYLAEAYEKKPEYFVSGNYRAGDIRHNYADISAIKNAIGFQPKVSLKEGIQKLADWVMTQPLETVAYEKSLSEMKEKKLYK is encoded by the coding sequence ATGAAGAATATTTTAATCACAGGCGGTGCTGGCTTTATCGGCAAAAGGTTGATAGAAAAACTAGGGGGGACTCTAGAATTAAAAATTTCAGTATTGGATAATCTGGACAAGCAAATTCATGGTCTGAATCCCGACATTGAATATTTTAAGAAAAACACCAATTTTATCGTTGGTGATGTTCGCAATGAGGATTTGGTTGAAACTCTTGTTTCCAAAGCCGATTCCATCATTCACTTGGCGGCCCAAACCGGAACCGGTCAATCCATGTACCAGATAAGGAACTATACCGATGTCAACTGTATGGGAACTGCTGTGTTAATGGAGGCTGTTTCAAAACACAAATCAAATGTGGCAAAGGTAGTAGTGGCGTCCTCGCGAGCTGTTTATGGCGAAGGTAAATACACTTGTGCCACGCATGGAGTACAATACCCCGGACAGAGAAACGATGCGGAAATGAAGTCTGGAATTTTCAATCCTGTTTGTCCGATATGCAATAGTCAATTAGCGCCTTTGCCAACCGATGAATCATCGCCGGTTAAACCTGTGTCGGTTTACGGGCTTTCAAAATATTATCAAGAAGAATTAGTAAAAATCGCCTGTGGCTCTATGCAGATTCCTTATACCATCCTTCGTTTTCAGAACGTATATGGTGCGGGCCAGTCTTTGAAAAATCCTTATACAGGAATACTTTCTATTTTTTCAAGTTTGATTTTGGGAGATAAAAAGATGAACGTGTTTGAAGATGGTTTAGAAAGCCGTGATTTTATTTGTGTAGATGATATATGTGACGCCATTATTCAGTCTTTGAAGGATGAAAACGCAAACAATCAAATCTTTAATGTCGGCTTGGGTCAGGCAGTTTCTGTTTTAGATATTATTCAATACTTAGCCGAGGCATACGAAAAAAAGCCTGAGTATTTTGTATCGGGCAATTACAGAGCAGGAGATATCCGGCACAACTACGCCGACATTTCCGCTATTAAAAATGCCATTGGTTTTCAGCCAAAAGTCTCACTTAAAGAAGGGATACAAAAATTAGCTGACTGGGTAATGACGCAACCCTTAGAAACAGTTGCTTATGAAAAGAGCCTTTCTGAAATGAAAGAGAAGAAACTTTATAAATAG
- a CDS encoding alpha-1,2-fucosyltransferase yields MIVTRIFQGLGNQMFQYAYGFARAYELKTALKIDTTYYEKHSEVEQWGYKYKRDFGLNRFRISAVEADKSEIEQVIYPKGKNLIQKLKNQYRLRWAPANHKFQIKEKNYEFDYALLNILDNTYVEGYFTDERYFKNVSAQLRYEFTLLNRPSDINIELITKMQNSNSVCISVRRTNFLNNPLHGTCGEEYYYNAMDEMAAKVDAPTFYIFSDDNQWLKNHFRSKHSYQIMEHNYPDFYEDFRLMVSCKHHIIPNSTYPWWAAWLSNSPSKIVIAPKYWLNTTEINYSNFVPANWIKLEHQINTKFSGD; encoded by the coding sequence ATGATTGTCACTCGCATCTTTCAGGGATTAGGAAATCAAATGTTTCAATATGCTTATGGTTTTGCCAGAGCCTATGAGTTGAAAACGGCTTTGAAAATTGACACTACCTATTATGAAAAACATTCCGAAGTTGAGCAGTGGGGATATAAATACAAAAGAGATTTCGGACTCAACCGGTTTAGAATATCTGCCGTCGAGGCAGACAAATCAGAGATAGAGCAGGTTATTTATCCAAAAGGGAAGAACCTGATTCAAAAATTGAAAAACCAATACCGATTACGATGGGCACCAGCAAATCACAAGTTTCAGATTAAAGAGAAGAATTATGAATTTGATTACGCCTTGTTGAATATTTTAGATAACACGTATGTAGAAGGTTATTTTACTGATGAGCGCTATTTCAAAAACGTATCAGCTCAGTTAAGGTATGAATTTACATTATTAAACAGACCATCAGACATTAACATAGAACTTATCACTAAAATGCAGAACAGCAATTCGGTCTGTATCAGCGTTCGGAGAACTAATTTTTTAAACAATCCTTTACACGGAACCTGTGGTGAAGAGTATTACTACAACGCCATGGATGAAATGGCGGCCAAAGTTGATGCTCCCACTTTCTATATATTTTCTGATGACAACCAGTGGTTAAAAAATCATTTCCGAAGTAAGCATAGCTACCAAATCATGGAGCACAATTACCCTGACTTCTACGAAGATTTCAGACTTATGGTTAGTTGCAAGCACCATATCATACCAAACAGTACTTATCCTTGGTGGGCTGCATGGTTGAGCAATAGCCCTTCAAAAATTGTAATTGCTCCGAAATACTGGCTCAACACTACCGAAATTAACTATTCTAATTTTGTTCCTGCAAATTGGATTAAACTGGAACATCAGATTAACACCAAATTCAGCGGTGATTAG
- a CDS encoding ATP-binding cassette domain-containing protein, with protein MSNTVIQVEHLFKQYRLGLVSSGTLTNDINRWFHRILGKEDPYEKITGVNKRDETTNGEYVWALSDINFEVKEGEVLGIIGRNGAGKSTLLKILSKVTGPTKGSIKVKGRIASLLEVGTGFHPELTGRENVFLNGAILGMSKSEIKSKFDEIVAFSGVERYIDTPVKRYSSGMYVRLAFAVAAHLEPEILIVDEVLAVGDADFQKKCLGKMKDVSSRGRTVLFVSHNMKAVASLCPRSIYMVNGAVEYNGETEKALNIYLNKPDVQTDTLYYTGDAIEDQKDGIRLVNARIVNEAVIKNSDPVQVEVELHFGKKIREFHFNIQLKTISDIHLLQASSASFGTNPDETKKVTFSIPAHLLNESQYKISFNYVLDKSQTIHTIYDKLIFTVIEDYKNHDLNWYGKTPGLLNMKIPSTVI; from the coding sequence ATGAGTAATACTGTAATTCAGGTAGAACATTTATTTAAACAATATAGACTTGGTCTGGTAAGTTCAGGTACATTAACTAATGATATTAATCGTTGGTTTCATCGGATTCTAGGTAAAGAAGATCCATATGAAAAGATAACTGGTGTCAATAAGCGTGACGAAACAACTAACGGCGAATATGTTTGGGCACTATCGGACATCAATTTTGAAGTAAAGGAAGGGGAGGTGTTGGGGATAATTGGGAGAAATGGTGCCGGCAAATCCACATTGTTGAAAATCCTTTCTAAGGTCACTGGGCCTACTAAAGGAAGTATTAAGGTGAAAGGCAGGATTGCATCACTGTTGGAAGTAGGAACCGGATTTCATCCGGAACTTACTGGTCGTGAAAATGTTTTTCTGAATGGAGCAATATTGGGGATGTCCAAATCAGAAATCAAATCAAAGTTTGATGAAATAGTGGCCTTTAGCGGAGTGGAAAGATATATTGATACGCCGGTAAAACGATATTCCTCCGGGATGTATGTACGTCTTGCTTTCGCAGTAGCAGCTCATTTGGAGCCGGAGATTTTAATCGTAGACGAAGTATTAGCGGTTGGAGATGCGGATTTTCAAAAAAAGTGTTTAGGCAAGATGAAGGATGTGAGCAGCAGAGGCAGAACCGTGCTTTTTGTGAGTCATAATATGAAGGCTGTTGCCAGTCTATGTCCAAGAAGTATATATATGGTTAATGGCGCTGTTGAATATAACGGTGAAACGGAAAAGGCTTTAAATATCTATCTGAATAAGCCAGATGTTCAGACTGACACATTATACTATACAGGAGACGCTATAGAAGACCAGAAAGATGGAATTAGATTGGTAAACGCACGAATAGTTAATGAGGCGGTCATTAAAAACAGTGACCCCGTTCAAGTGGAAGTTGAGTTGCATTTTGGAAAAAAAATACGTGAGTTTCATTTTAATATTCAGCTAAAAACAATCTCAGATATTCACTTGTTGCAGGCTTCCAGTGCTTCATTTGGCACAAATCCGGATGAGACCAAAAAGGTGACATTTTCAATTCCTGCACACCTATTGAATGAAAGTCAATATAAGATTAGCTTTAATTACGTTTTGGATAAGTCCCAAACTATTCATACCATTTATGACAAGTTGATTTTTACCGTAATTGAAGATTACAAGAACCATGATTTAAACTGGTATGGTAAAACACCCGGCTTACTTAACATGAAAATACCGTCCACCGTTATTTAA
- a CDS encoding ABC transporter permease yields MESIEKIESNWTEVIAPRRGIFDINLSQIWHYRDLIALFVRRDFVSVYKQTILGPLWLFIQPLFTTFTFLFVFNRIAKIPTDGVPPVLFYLSGITLWTYFSDCFTKTSNTFVVNAGIFGKVYFPRLVSPISIIFSNLIKLAIQGSLLLAVLVYYMVFEGTRLNINVTLFSLPFLIVLMALLGLGLGIVFSSLTTKYRDLAFLLQFGVQLLLYATPVIYPLSYTTGKMKQFISLNPLTPIIESFRHSIFGIGQFDIVGLGYATLFTFIVLIVGVVVFNQVEKSFMDTV; encoded by the coding sequence ATGGAGTCTATAGAAAAAATTGAAAGTAATTGGACTGAGGTGATAGCGCCTCGTCGAGGGATATTTGATATTAATTTGAGTCAGATTTGGCACTATCGTGATCTTATTGCATTATTCGTCAGGAGAGATTTTGTTTCGGTTTATAAACAAACCATTTTGGGTCCACTTTGGTTATTTATTCAACCGCTTTTTACAACCTTCACTTTTTTATTCGTATTCAATCGAATTGCCAAAATACCGACCGATGGGGTTCCGCCGGTGTTGTTTTATTTATCAGGGATAACTCTTTGGACATATTTTTCAGACTGCTTTACTAAAACTTCCAACACCTTCGTCGTAAACGCAGGAATTTTCGGCAAGGTTTATTTCCCCCGCTTGGTTTCTCCTATTTCTATCATCTTCTCCAACCTAATTAAACTTGCTATCCAAGGTAGCTTACTACTGGCGGTGTTAGTTTATTATATGGTTTTTGAAGGCACCCGATTAAATATTAATGTGACTTTATTTTCTTTGCCTTTTCTTATTGTTCTCATGGCCCTATTAGGACTTGGGCTTGGGATTGTTTTCTCGTCTTTGACTACCAAGTATAGGGATCTTGCATTTTTACTTCAATTTGGTGTTCAGTTGCTGCTTTATGCAACTCCGGTGATATATCCTTTGAGCTATACCACTGGGAAAATGAAACAGTTCATTTCTTTAAACCCTTTAACACCAATTATTGAATCGTTCCGCCATTCAATATTTGGTATCGGCCAGTTTGATATTGTAGGTTTGGGATATGCAACCTTATTTACCTTCATTGTTTTAATAGTTGGGGTAGTAGTTTTTAATCAGGTGGAAAAAAGCTTTATGGACACAGTTTGA